A part of Capsicum annuum cultivar UCD-10X-F1 chromosome 6, UCD10Xv1.1, whole genome shotgun sequence genomic DNA contains:
- the LOC107873216 gene encoding sorting nexin 2B isoform X2: MMGYENQTCEESHLYPSKEEMESLVLNDDSSNGAHRFSDPLSSSSLPFAEIPTDQSQTPNSSFNSILEPPSYADAIFRSFDADHSSPEVNGGHDHSIVSPSSSPSSSSEFLSISVLDPQKEQELSNSLVPGGTTYVTYLITTRTNLPEFDGTEFSVRRRFRDVVTLSDRLAESYRGFFIPLRPDKSVVESQVMQKQEFVEQRRAALEKYLRRLAAHPVIRRSEELRMFLEAHRKLPLVRTADVASRMLDGAVQLPKQIFGETAGGMVDANEVAQPTKGGRDLLRIFKELKQSVANDWGGVKPPAVEEDKELLEKKQKLQDFEQQLSNVSQQAEALVKAQQDIGETMGQMGLAFVKLTKFETEQAVNDSQRLRAADMKNVATASVKASRLYRELNAQTVKHLDKLHEYLGVMLAVNNAFSDRSSALLTVQTLLSELSSLKLRIEKLEAASSKIFGGDRSRIRKIEELRETYRVTEDAKSSAVREYERIKENNKNEHERFEKERHDDFLGMLRGFIVNQCTE; this comes from the exons ATGATGGGATACGAGAATCAGACTTGCGAAGAGTCCCACCTTTATCCATCAAAAGAAGAGATGGAATCTCTGGTCCTCAACGACGATTCCTCTAATGGCGCTCATCGTTTCTCCGATCCACTTTCCTCCTCATCTCTTCCCTTCGCTGAAATCCCCACTGACCAAAGTCAAACCCCTAACTCTTCCTTTAATTCCATCCTCGAACCTCCTTCTTACGCTGACGCTATTTTCAGATCCTTCGACGCTGATCACTCCTCTCCCGAAGTCAATGGCGGCCATGATCACTCTATCGTTTCTCCTTCCTCATCTCCCTCCTCCTCCTCCGAGTTTTTGAGTATAAGTGTTTTGGATCCGCAGAAAGAGCAAGAGCTGTCCAATTCTCTCGTTCCAGGGGGGACTACTTATGTCACATACCTAATTACTACCAGAACGAATTTACCCGAGTTTGACGGAACTGAATTTAGCGTTCGGAGGAGATTTAGAGATGTGGTGACTTTGTCCGACCGATTAGCTGAATCGTATAGAGGTTTTTTCATTCCGTTAAGGCCGGACAAGAGTGTCGTTGAGAGTCAGGTGATGCAGAAACAGGAGTTTGTGGAACAGAGGAGAGCAGCACTGGAGAAGTACCTGAGGAGATTAGCTGCCCATCCTGTGATTAGGAGAAGTGAGGAGCTAAGAATGTTTTTGGAGGCTCACAGGAAGCTTCCGCTTGTAAGAACCGCAGATGTGGCGTCCAGGATGTTGGATGGGGCAGTACAGTTACCCAAGCAGATCTTTGGTGAGACAGCAGGGGGAATGGTGGATGCCAATGAGGTGGCTCAGCCTACCAAGGGAGGTAGGGACCTGTTGAGAATATTTAAGGAGTTGAAACAATCTGTGGCTAATGATTGGGGTGGTGTGAAGCCACCTGCTGTGGAGGAGGACAAGGAGTTATTGGAAAAGAAGCAGAAGTTGCAGGATTTCGAGCAGCAGCTCAGCAATGTGTCTCAGCAG GCTGAAGCACTTGTAAAAGCTCAGCAGGATATTGGAGAAACCATGGGGCAAATGGGCCTAGCTTTTGTCAAGTTAACAAAGTTTGAGACAGAGCAAGCAGTTAATGATTCACAAAGATTAAGGGCTGCAGATATGAAGAATGTAGCAACTGCTTCCGTTAAGGCAAGCAGACTATACAGGGAGCTAAATGCACAAACGGTCAAACATTTG GATAAGCTCCATGAATACCTTGGAGTGATGTTAGCTGTGAACAATGCATTTTCCGATAGGTCAAGTGCTCTTTTGACTGTACAGACATTGTTGTCTGAACTGTCATCACTAAAGTTGAGGATCGAAAAACTTGAAGCTGCTTCATCTAAGATATTTGGTGGGGACAGGTCCAGAATTCGCAAAATAGAAGAGCTCAGGGAAACTTATAGGGTAACTGAAGATGCCAAAAGTTCTGCTGTGAGGGAATACGAGCGGATCAAG